GTAACTCTGCAAACTGTCTGCAGTTTTAAATACTCCAACAGATGAACACagataatcaaataattgttttcttctttcctctccattAATCACATCTCAAATTCATCTAATGACCATTTAGAAGGGACTGGCCCCCAGACTGGGAACCATTAAAaccattcatttcaaatatatataatatatatcgGTCACAGGAGGATTTTTCTGCAGAACAAGAACTTATACTTATaatatttctgtacttttaaatgaataattagaTTTTGAACGCAGTGTTTTTGCATTGTTGTATCGACATGAgaaaaggatctgaatactttttCAGTGGAGGCTCTGCAGCTCTTTTCCAACATTACactggttagggttagggttaaccctaacccactGAGAAACCTTTGTGATGCAGTAAACAGCGTAATTGTCCTTTAAAATGGCTAATTACTATAACAGTATCTATAGAGCATTAAAATAATTCAGTATCATTAATAAAGCCATTAGTTAGAACTTATAATCCTTATGTAAAGTGTGCTTTTTATACAATAGGATCAAACAATGGTGCTAATTGATAAGCTTCCCGTGACTGTATGCCTGAGGGTGTTGACGACACGGACACCACCCAATGCTTTCAGACACACTGATCCTGTCACCATCCAGAAATGAGCCATAAACAAGGAAGGAATGTGAAGGTGAGTTCATAACAGCTACAAAAGCAGAAACTGAGAGAAGCTGGAATGTAACTGAGAGTCAAACTGGTCCATCAGCTCAGTATAATGCCCATATTAGGCTGCAATACCTTTGGCTTTACCCACATGCCCATCATAAAGATTTGCCATGCATGTCACCGCCAGAATTATTTGATTTCTCAGGTCGGAGAAGTCACGGAAAAACTtctacagccagcagctaaTAATGATGTGTCAGggcttccctcctcttcctcggaGCTACGCTATCTGCTGCCTCCACAGAATGCTGCTTTCAAAACCCAAATTATAGGCCAAAAAACTCTTATGTAATAATTACTGAGCAAAAATGTTGGGCTCAGATACAGCTGAGTGATCCGCTCATGCTGGAGGACTTCACAACTCCCGGAGGATCGTGCAGCGCTGCACGTTTCCCAGAGCTTTTTTACTGACCTTTGCTCTGTCATCTCGTAACCGCAAGACACATTCACCTTCTGTTCAACACGAGGATGTCTGTAATTGACCAGCATGTCACTGTGACCTCTTCTGTCCCTGTCGAAATGTtgtcatcatcttaaactcccttttaatcattttagaacACAGGAGAACCTCATTTATCTGTAATAGCAATAAAATGATATGGCAACACTGGGAGTGATGTGTGATCAGCACGTAGCACCATTTACAGTGAGCACGAGTGGACTTAACGGACTTGGCTCCCGATCTCGGTCATTTTATATGAAGGAAGCGATGTTGAGAGGTGATAAGACCCAGATGGGAATGTTTTGCATCTACATCCTCAGCTCAGACTGGGATGTGGTGTAggaaaaaatgcatttacataATGCAACTGGCATTTAAAAAATTCCTGTGATAATAAAGAATTCTTCCTGGAGCCAAAAAGTGTTTCAGATTTCAAGAGGGGAATATTATTCTTCttaatttgccatttttatGAGCAGTTATGGTATTTGACTATTACTTGTGCTTGTGCTCTTTCATGTAGCAACACTTAAGCCTCATATTTCAATTTCTGGAGCCAACAAGCACCAAATGGAAACTGGACTTTTCATCAAAGTTGCGTAATCGGGAGATGCCTCAGGTCTAAGTGAAGCTGTCGGTGAGCATCCAGCACCAGTAACGTCAGGCgaggacagaaaaaagaacagaggattaccatggagagaaaaacaaagagtcTCTTAAAGGCACCATGTGTACCTTTTCCTGATCAGCAGCCTCACGTTTAGAATATCACTTAGGGTTAGCTGAGTTAACATTAGCCATcataagctactggtcataccgTTTCATAAGGGAAGTAGTATTGCTTTAAGGCAAAAACTTAACTTCCCTTTGCTTATGGTTCTTTATTGTTAGTTACTGTTGTAATCAATTAAACTGACAGGAATTACAGCAGGAagtgaaacaggaaaacacccaGATACTCTAAGCAGTTAGACTTGAACGCCACGAGGTGCGGCTCTATCTAAAGTTCTTATTACAGGGCAAGGCtttgtttcactgcagctttCTTTCAAATGTACCCGTGAACAAAAAACATTGAATCAACCAATGAGAACGCCGGAGAGtcggaaaaaaaaacatgagaaagCAGAACAGGTATGTTAGAAATGAGGACAGGTGACATTTGTCTCTGTTCTGGCGTATGAGAAAAGTATTCGTTGAGGTAATAACATGGATTAACTCTCAGTTGTGGGAGTGTGGGACATACGGGACCTTTGCTGAGAGCAGATGACAAAGGGCCCTGAGGAAATATGATCTTCTAAGCGCGTCAATTAGCGAAGGGGGATAAGTGCTTATGGTGATAGGCATTTAGCAGGTGTAAAActttatgtcattgtgttctTGGCTTCTGAGAACTGAGGTCAAGGCAGAGCTTATGCAACTATGGAACTATGGTATGGGCCAATAAATGGGCTGTGTTCTCATAACAgtcactgacagactgaggtaTCACTGCAGCTTCCCTTTAACAGCAAGCTTATGCAAGCTAATAAAATAGGTGGAGTATCCTCGACCAGCAGAAAACTAAAGAAAGCAGCAACAATGCAGACGCTTAGACAAATATCAGGACGAGACTCCATTATTTAAGACCTGCGTATCTCAGCTGCAGAGCACGATAGTCTTCTGTTGTGTGAAATGACTGCATCTGAGGGTCACAGGGGAAGTGGGTTTGGTTAGCAGCTGCTCATGAGAACACAGGAAAGAGCTGCAGGAATACAGAGGCAGACGTACATATGACTGCAAAATgcaaatcaaaatgtttgcttttttaaaaaaaaaggagaacatAGGTGTGTTATGTGCGGTGTGTTGTTTATACTTGTGGGAAGGTCTGTAAAGGAAGTGTCTCTCCACTTACTGTCATGCATGCTAGCACGGTGCATCATGTTATGTCTACACATTCAGTTACAGTGTGTTCAGACCGAGCTGTAAACAGAGGGTATCCAGGTAACCAGGTGGTGGGTGGAGTGCACCACAGATttcatcagtgtctgtgtgaaggCAAGAAAGCACATGGAGGAGCATTATTTAGAAATGATTCAGAcgaaaggagagagaaacagggggACACCAAGTGAGAGTTGTGCTgctaaaacctgcattttccgCTGAGAACTCTTTTCATATGTTATCAGGTAAATACCAGCATGGCTGAGTCACTTGCCATGTCCCGACACACCACCCATCACTTCGTTTCACCACATCCCAGGTGTGAGCTACTGATGCATGGAGTGCTTGGCATTCTCCGCCCGATGCACctggagcagagacacagagagccaAGAAAGAGAAGATAAAACACAGGAATGTGTGCTGCCGGACAGTTTCACAGTAAAGAAAACAGGTTAAACACTAATACAGCTAAAGATCATTGTTTAATTGTTTAAGTTTCACATTCCGAGCTGGCACACTTGTCCTCCAGTCCTTCACTTTCAGCCATTGACCCACTGAAGCTGCTCAGCCGTCTACTGTCTCCAACTGTATTTTCCCAGCCTGACCAGGGACTTGACCCAGGAAAACCTCCACTGATGAGATCTACACTTACACAGTCTACATTTTCTTGAGTATGTTATCTAACAAGCTGGATCTCGTGGCGGAACGAGGATCCGATACATAGTTTAGATACGTTTGTGCCTGTCCACCGAGCAGTAGTCACCATGAtggtgcagctgcaggaggcGTGCACACTCAAAATGTCCCGCTTTGACCTCCAGCTTAGGCCGTGACTAAGACATCAGTGCTCTGAACTAAATACAGGTCTCGTCTAGTCTCGGGACACACTGGAGGGCCTGAAGGCCAAGAAAAAGAGCAGGAACAGGATGTCCTCAATATATCAGGGAGAGAGAATGAATGCCTTGAGCGCTTGATTCAAAACTGAGGGGACATTTCCCATGACACAGTTCCTGCCATTTCCTGGAGCTCTGAGGTTTTGTACACAAACTTGATCCTGTGGAACGTCAGGTCAAACAGTGGCTCTGAGGGTTACAGTTGACGTAAAAGCTTCATGTCCAGCAAGCAACCGTATCCTCCGCATCGTCCCATGAATCTAAAATCGCTGGGAAAATACACatgtataaaatatgatgcCCTGGTCCCTTCTCATGACAGCTTCtgggtgacctctgaccttgcCATGGAGCTGGAGTTTGGCCAGATCCCTCCCTTGGGCCCTcagcaacattttaatgttcTTGCACTTGAAATATTGATGGCTGCGACCCAACACAATGAATTATGAACTTGGAACTTTCAGACGGAATATATTTCTTTCGGCCGTCAGGTTCGTggtttgaacccgggacctttctgtgtggagtttgcatgttctccccgtgcttgggTACTTTGGCTccttcccacagtccaaagacatgcagattaaGTTAACTGGtgactaaccctaaccctaaccctaaccctaaccctaaattgcctgtaggtgctgggattggctccagcccccctgcgacccttgAGGATAAGTGGTTTAATCAATGAATGGatgtatttctctctttcttaaGAATACAACTTGCATCTCAGTACACTTCTAAGATTAAGCAGGAACACATATTTATCATGATTAAGTCTGCgctcctgcagctctgttctGAAAATGTGCTGATTCTGCTTCTGATTCTGTGTAAGTGTGTTCAAAACCATTCATACTTTCCACACGTCCTCTCCTGTTTCAGCCATGATGACTTTACCAGAGATGAGAGCACCGCACTCCCCCTATATTACCTTGTGAAAAATGCACTGGGTGTTTCTCAGGCTCTCCCTTTACTGAAGTAAACCTGCCATACGTCATCAGAACAGAACTATTAGCTGGAGCCACAACTCAGTCGGTCAGCAGTTTGTAAGCATTCATATAAAGTTATAGCCGCTCGTTTGGGTTTTCATCATCCGGGATTTCATTCTTTCGATCTCTCTCTCCAGTTCGAGTTGTCCCGTAGGCTGGATGGGTTTCACAGAACTGGGAACactttctatttttacatatatcgTTCAAACACTGACACTTTATTTACTTCAGCAGTGAGCAGAGAGCTACATACAAGCATGCATACAATAGTGAAACAGAAGAACCTCTGGAGAGACACCAGAAATAATGTCTCCAGGCAAAACTCTTTGTAAGTAGAACAGTTGAGTGGCTGCAAattttgatgaattattaaaGACATAATTGAGGAAAAGGATATGGattaaatgtatgtgtgttgagaagagagacagggaaaGGTCACATACTCAGTAACTCTATCTCATCGGATTTAGACGCACACTTATAATCGCACAATCCATCAAGTCTAGACCAAAGCAGTCAAACGGTGGTTTCATGAAGTGAAACTAAATCTCTCAGACAGGTAAAGAGGAATTCGTTTGATATCAGATGAAAATGCTGATTTTATTGGCATGGAGACAACACTAGACAAAAACACCAATCAAAATATTAAGTTTCTGCTCCGACACCTTCCTAAAAATGTAAGAGTTGTATGTTTTCCTGAACAAAATGGTAATCAGATGATAATCTGACCTGCAGAAAATACAAAGACACAGCATCTCAACataagttgttgttttttagccTCAAGTCTGTGTGGTTGGTTTGTATTTGGACTACAGCCATTCTGTGGCAGAATTACTTTTAATGTGCTACCTCAACCATTTACTTTGATCTATTTTAACTTTTAGCAAACTACTTCAACCATTTATAAGGTCTCGGAAAATTGTGATGCATGTTTTTGCATGATGAGTGATCCTACGTGAGTATTCTGACGTCCAGAGGcagctttatttttatgtatcCTCCTCATTAAAGGGACACATTTCTCCATCCTGTTACTGGATGAATGGAGACCAACCCACTGCTGGTAATAGCTGTGTTCTATTCTATAGTATTCTTCAGTTCAGCTGAAACGCAGCTCATTTAACTTCGTTGCCGGCAACGGTGTGACATTTCAGCTGCACCACATCCACCATAACACGCCTTCAGCTGTTTCACTTCTGCTCATCACTCTCACATGGGACATCCTGCCGAGTACATCTGCTCCTGAAGCCACTCAGTGTTGTTACAGGCCTTGTATTGTGTCTGCACCATGCACTCATTACATGTGTTGCCCTGGAAAAGCACAGTGCAATGTGACTCAGTTGGCCTGGTCCTCCACAGGGTGAGCACATGAATGGACTGACACCAGGGAGCTATTGTGGGTTTCCTCCTGAAGCAGTAGCAGATAGTTACTTTGCTGTTGGCCTTGCAGTCACTGTGCAGAATCAATGACTGCTCCATCTCAAGCATCCCCCCCTTTGAGCACGAGGTCagcctgctgcctccaccaCTTCCAACAAACACTTCCTTTTCTCCCAGAGATGCTGCAAAGACACACGGCTTTGCACGTGCAATGTCTTTGCTCTTTCTGTAAGGCCTCCAGAAGTCTGTTTACTGTCTGTACCGTGGGCCAATCTTCTCGAGGAggtgttttaaaggcttttcCAGACCACTGTGCACCTCCACTCGACCTTCTCCTTGTAATTACTGGTCCACAGGGAGACCTTAGGCAACGTGTAGCAGGAAGCTGCCCAACTGCACTAGACCATGGACCATAGCATGTACCATGCTGTCAGGATGGATTCAGAGACAACTAATGGATGAAGTACAGCCCAACTTCTGAGTGTTGCTTGACTGTGCactggtgagagagagaggaaaaatgacagaaagctCAAAGCAGAATCTAATGAGCTTGAATTTTCTACTGGCATTTGCTTTTTCACTCAAGTTAAAGCACTTTGCTCAGTGAAGCCACAGAAACTTGGATGTGCCTCATTGCCACTTctgcaaaaacagcaacaatgcAACAAGCATATGGCAAAGCAGTTCATAGAACTATATGTGCATTCAAGCTTCATGACCCTGAACAAGATAAGCAtttaacaaaatgacaaatgcatCACGTTAAGTTGCAGGAGGTGGACCCTAACGCAAGACACAGGGGGCAGCAGGAACTGATGACTGACTTTATTCATGATTTACAGACACAACTGAAGAGAAACTATTGAAACTGAACAGAGGATCCAGCAAGAATGAGCAGAACACCAGGACAGAAATATAAACTGGTATAATGAGGGAATGAGGAACAGGTGGCAAGACATGACGAGGGAAAGGAGCAGATAGGCTGCAGAAAGACTGGGAAGAGGGCGGGGCTAACGAAGGTGATTCAGGACAGGTgtggagggaaaagaagagagccagagaggcagacagggaggCAAAGGAAAAACAGGCTCAATCACTAAAAAGTCCAACTGAAattaaagagacacacagagagaacacaaagaAGACCCTGAATCCATGACAGAATGGATGTTAACATCATGCCATGAAAAGAGCTCAAACTCAGTAACATCTGAGGTCAAGTGGTTCAAGACTTTTAACAATGCTTTGGGAGTCCTAGATATTTGAAAGAGGCTCAAGGCCTGCTGCTATCTGTCCCACAGACTCTGGGACAGCAGCCAAGCTGATGCCATCTCAAGGGGAGGAACGCAACAAAATGGCAGGAAATTCCTACTTGGTTTGCTCCCAAAAGGAATTCTTTCAAATCAGGCTGCTGAAATGTCACAGATGGATGcgagggctttttttttttactggccAGAAACTCGGCTGTAGGAGAATCCATATTGGATGGCAACCTGTTAAAATGCAGACAGACTATGAGTGCCTTTAAAcaattactgtatgtgtggcTTGTTTGCAATGTAAAGATTTCCTGAGAATGAGTGACGCCTTTATTTAAGAATTCATTCAAACTCAGCAGAGTTTCTCTGTGGCTCATAACAGTTAGATGCAACGTTCATAACTTCTAGACTTTACACAAACTGACAGATGAATGGTTTGTACCTGAGGATTCGTCGCCATCTAGTGAAAtttcactcacatgcacacgaTGACGTTTTGTGATCACAACATATTTTCCAACTTGCATGATGGATAACTTGCACTGAATAACTGGCTCCTCTGGATCTGGACTTAGGCTGGAATTTCTTGCTTTAAAATGGGCCAAGTTTCCTCTTAGTTTCCTCTCAGTCCAACAGCATTTTATTTGCAGTGCCTGTGTTTGACATGCCTTAATCCTAAACGCTTGAGATCACAGACAACATTTTTTCAGATTAATATagaaagtcaagtcaagtcaaagttTATTAGAGCCCAAAACCACAAGGTATGTCTCAATCGCCTTTAcatgtaaagaaatgtaaatgaatgaaatgtaaaCTGAAAATCAGTAACagcaaatgtagaaaaatgcataaaaactaaaataaatttCCAAAGTAAAATACAACAGTACACTCTGCACATACAGCTTCTGTACATTCATACCTGGATACAGATGAAAACATAATACAAACCCTGAATAATGATAATTTAGAGCTTAGGACAAACTAAATGAAGATAAAAGCTGGTGGGAATCGATGTGTTTTGAGTTTAGTTTTGAAACACTGGACTCCTGAAACCACTGATTTGAAAGGTTCTTATGTTTAGAAGTCTGTTGTTAATCTTGTTAAAGGTGAAGAAAATAAACTCAACTCTGTTTAATAAGTTTTACAGAGTTTTCACCAGCTGATGATGAGAAGTGGTCACAGCTCAGTATATGTTGAGTATATAAGAATATTCTGGGTATTGTCTGTTGAAGCTTGAGTCAAAACTACCAGAGCTGAACGGTTTCAGCAAACTCTCTGTTAGACGTCCCTAAAATAACAGTTTCCCTCATCACAAGCCTGGGAAAAAGGATAAGGCCTCTCATTGCAGGACCTTGTGGGAACAACATGGGAACTTCCCTCCTCGACCCCTTTAGCTCAAACCCATTGTGCTCCTTTCTGGCTGCTCTCGCTGTCATTGTCTTGAGGTGGTGAATGGAGGTGGCTGCATTCACGGCGTGTTTGAGGACTTGTGATGTTTTGTCGCCACCTGGTGCTCATAAGGTGGTGCAAGTTAACGGCTAAAGAGGTTAGAGAGCATCGTTATTGTTCACCTACAGATATACATTTAAATTCACACTTACATGATCATTGATCATCTCAGTCACAGGAAAGATACGCCAGTGGTTCCACGAGGCAAAGTTTGTTTCCCACATGCCTCATagacaaaatcaaaacattctAACAAGGACGTGAGAGAAGAAATGGGAGGACTCCAGGTGGCCGATAACAGCAAGATGTTTAGGAGTAACTGGCCTTGTGATAGTGAAAGACGTGGAAACACCGAAGAAGAGtcttctccccttttctccAGCAGAACATGAGCGAGCCAGACTCCATGGACAAGAAGGTGGTGCTGATCACAGGCTGCTCCTCGGGAATCGGCCTGAGCCTGGCTGTCCGGCTGGCCTCTGACCCCAACAAAGCCTTCAAAGGTAAACGCAGCTCACGTCGACCAACCGTGACCTTTTATTTTACTCCCTATGGGCTAAAGTGTCTTAGGGAGCTTACACTGCAAACAAAGGATTGAGAAAACCATTTACTGTACCTTTTCTTTTGCACTTCCAGTGTGTGTAACTTCCTTTATACGTCTTTATAAGTGCTGCCTTTTGTTTAGTTTATGCCACGATGAGGAACCTGGCCAAGAAGGAGCGTCTTCTGGAGTGTGTGAAGGGCCTGCACAAGGATACCTTGGACATACTCCAGATGGACGTGACAGGCCGGCAGTCCATCCTGGATGCGAGGGACAGGGTTGTGGAGAAACGGGTGGACATTCTGGGTATGTTCGTGTCTCAGAGTGTCCTGATTAAGATCGTTATTTGTGTTTGGTAACGGTCACATTCTCACCACCCACAGTGTGCAACGCTGGTGTGGGCTTGATGGGGCCGCTGGAGGTGCAGTCCTTGGACTCGATGAGGCAGATTGTGGATGTCAACCTCCTCGGTACCATCCAGACCATCCAGGCTTTCCTGCCGGGCATGAAGGCTCAGGGCCAGGGCCACATTCTGGTCACGGGCAGCACAGGAGGGCTTCACGGTGAGGAATCTTTGAATGTCAACAGTATTGAATTTGTGCAGTTATTGTGATGATTTCACGCATGAAATTTCCAAAATAACCCATTTCTATACCTGATGGTCTCTCTCAGGTCTGCCTTTTAATGAGGTGTACTGTGCCAGTAAGTTTGCAATAGAGGGAGCATGTGAGAGTTTGGCTGTCCTCCTGCAACACTTCAATATCCAGTGAGTGTTTTAAAGTTTCCTGCATCTTATGTCTGTAGTTATTAGGCTGTTGGGTGTAAACAGATCTATTTAAAGTGTTAACTTGATGCTTCGTCCTGCAGTGTGAGTGTCATTGAGTGTGGTCCAGTCAATACTGACTTCCTGGTCAACCTGCAGAAAGCGGAGCTCGGAGATCCGCCGCTCCAACAGGTCGATGGCCGGACGCTCGGCCTCTATGAAAAATACCTGCAGCACTGTGACTCTGTCTTCCAAAACGCAGCACAGGACACCGAGGACATTGTAAaggtgtgttgtttgtgtgtctccagtAGATCATAGTAACACAGATCAATGACACTGGTGGAAACGGTTCATTTCTCAAGTGAAATTTTACCAAATTTGGTGTttaaattttgacattttgttattAGAAACTTTTCACTCAGTATTTTCTCTTAAATCATCATCTTGGAAACACTAAATCATGTCTTGTTTACGTATTTTTAAACCCTTTCACACCAATCTGAAACATTTACT
This genomic window from Pempheris klunzingeri isolate RE-2024b chromosome 17, fPemKlu1.hap1, whole genome shotgun sequence contains:
- the hsd17b1 gene encoding 17-beta-hydroxysteroid dehydrogenase type 1, coding for MDKKVVLITGCSSGIGLSLAVRLASDPNKAFKVYATMRNLAKKERLLECVKGLHKDTLDILQMDVTGRQSILDARDRVVEKRVDILVCNAGVGLMGPLEVQSLDSMRQIVDVNLLGTIQTIQAFLPGMKAQGQGHILVTGSTGGLHGLPFNEVYCASKFAIEGACESLAVLLQHFNIHVSVIECGPVNTDFLVNLQKAELGDPPLQQVDGRTLGLYEKYLQHCDSVFQNAAQDTEDIVKVFLDAIRSPSPAFRYFTSAVMPPLTKLKITEPDGSRYISTMSKIIFSAEEQ